One region of Microbacterium rhizosphaerae genomic DNA includes:
- a CDS encoding 2-hydroxyacid dehydrogenase, translating to MAATGIPSLVVSVPDEKLAHDLQPLPEGAELLLWDMKTPPPRDHIDIVVPPYMSMSEILPMLADVDVRLVQGQSIGYDGVSAHLPPGKVFANAASVHETSTAELAVGLAIAAQRHIPEFVRAQDEHRWAPVFATSLADRRVLLLGYGGVGKAVADRLRPFEVELTVVAHTARDEDGVAVHGVDELADLLPDAEILIATLPGGEATRHIVADEALTALPDGALVINVGRGSLIDTDALVEHVSRGRIRAALDVTDPEPLPEDHPLWSLPGVLIAPHVGGASTAMQPRIARLVRRQIDRMLRGEEPVNVVLTT from the coding sequence GTGGCCGCCACCGGCATCCCCTCGCTCGTCGTCTCCGTTCCGGACGAGAAGCTCGCACACGACCTGCAGCCCCTGCCCGAGGGCGCCGAGCTGCTGCTGTGGGACATGAAGACGCCCCCGCCGCGCGATCACATCGACATCGTCGTGCCGCCGTACATGAGCATGTCGGAGATCCTGCCGATGCTCGCGGATGTCGACGTCCGCCTCGTGCAGGGCCAGTCGATCGGCTACGACGGCGTCTCGGCCCACCTGCCGCCCGGAAAGGTCTTCGCGAACGCGGCGAGCGTGCACGAGACCTCCACCGCCGAGCTCGCGGTCGGACTCGCCATCGCGGCGCAGCGTCACATCCCGGAGTTCGTGCGCGCGCAGGACGAGCACCGCTGGGCGCCGGTCTTCGCGACGAGCCTCGCCGACCGGCGCGTGCTCCTGCTCGGCTACGGCGGCGTCGGCAAGGCCGTCGCCGACCGGCTGCGGCCGTTCGAGGTGGAGCTGACCGTCGTCGCCCACACCGCCCGCGACGAGGACGGCGTCGCCGTGCACGGCGTGGACGAGCTGGCGGACCTGCTCCCGGATGCCGAGATCCTCATCGCCACGCTCCCCGGAGGCGAGGCCACCCGGCACATCGTCGCGGACGAGGCACTCACGGCTCTGCCCGACGGCGCGCTCGTGATCAACGTGGGTCGCGGATCCCTCATCGACACCGACGCGCTCGTCGAGCACGTATCGCGCGGCCGCATCCGGGCGGCACTCGACGTCACCGATCCCGAGCCGCTCCCCGAGGACCACCCGCTGTGGTCGCTCCCCGGCGTGCTGATCGCACCTCATGTGGGCGGCGCATCCACAGCGATGCAGCCGCGCATCGCGCGTCTCGTGCGCCGGCAGATCGATCGCATGCTGCGGGGCGAAGAGCCGGTCAACGTCGTCCTCACGACCTGA
- a CDS encoding glycoside hydrolase family 13 protein, with product MTSGSEWWRSAVIYQIYPRSFADGSGDGMGDLPGITSHLDDLRDLGVDAIWLSPFFTSPQKDAGYDVSDYCDVDPLFGTLADFDDMLAAAHERGIRVIVDLVPNHSSDQHIWFQEALAATPGSPARSRYLFRDGKGEHGELPPNNWESVFGGDAWTRVIEPDGTPGQWYLHIFDESQPDFDWSNEQVREEFRRILRFWLDRGVDGFRIDVAHGLIKKDGLPDHFADPEGGSMGGDEADVPFWGQEGVHDVYRDWNALVSEYDGDRALCGEAWLPTLEKTALWVRPDELHQTFNFIYLETEWDAAALRAVIDESLRAFGSVGAPSTWVLSNHDVVRHASRLALTAVNPQGHGIGPNSPGQPIPEVGLRRARAASALMLALPGSAYLYQGEELGLPEVIDIPDEARQDPTWFRTEGERYGRDGCRVPLPWTADAPSYGFSPTGSSWLPQPAEWAEHARDIEAADEASTLSLYKTLLETRRVHDLGAGTLEWIPTSDGTLSFRNGAITVVANLGTEPVALPGGRVAAASSPVDGGVLPVDATAWLIGSPEVCGD from the coding sequence ATGACTTCCGGCTCCGAGTGGTGGCGCAGCGCCGTCATCTACCAGATCTATCCCCGTTCCTTCGCGGACGGCTCCGGCGACGGCATGGGCGACCTGCCCGGCATCACGTCGCACCTCGACGACCTCCGCGACCTCGGCGTCGACGCGATCTGGCTGAGCCCGTTCTTCACGTCGCCGCAGAAGGACGCGGGCTACGACGTCTCCGACTACTGCGACGTCGACCCCCTCTTCGGCACGCTGGCGGACTTCGACGACATGCTCGCGGCCGCGCACGAGCGCGGCATCCGGGTCATCGTCGACCTGGTGCCGAACCACTCGTCCGACCAGCACATCTGGTTCCAGGAAGCGCTTGCGGCCACGCCGGGCAGCCCGGCCCGTTCGCGCTACCTCTTCCGCGACGGCAAGGGCGAGCACGGTGAGCTGCCGCCGAACAACTGGGAGTCGGTCTTCGGCGGCGACGCCTGGACCCGCGTCATCGAGCCCGACGGCACCCCGGGCCAGTGGTACCTGCACATCTTCGACGAGTCGCAGCCCGACTTCGACTGGTCGAACGAGCAGGTCCGCGAGGAGTTCCGGCGCATCCTGCGCTTCTGGCTGGACCGCGGCGTCGACGGCTTCCGCATCGACGTCGCCCATGGCCTCATCAAGAAGGACGGCCTGCCCGACCACTTCGCCGACCCCGAGGGCGGCTCGATGGGCGGCGACGAGGCGGACGTGCCGTTCTGGGGCCAGGAGGGCGTCCACGACGTATACCGCGACTGGAATGCCCTCGTCTCCGAGTACGACGGCGACCGCGCCCTGTGCGGCGAGGCCTGGCTGCCCACGCTCGAGAAGACGGCTCTCTGGGTGCGCCCCGACGAGCTCCACCAGACCTTCAACTTCATCTACCTCGAGACCGAGTGGGATGCCGCGGCCCTCCGCGCGGTCATCGACGAGTCGCTGCGCGCATTCGGCAGCGTCGGCGCGCCGAGCACGTGGGTGCTGTCCAACCACGACGTGGTGCGTCACGCATCCCGCCTCGCGCTGACCGCCGTCAACCCGCAGGGCCACGGCATCGGACCGAACTCCCCCGGCCAGCCGATCCCCGAGGTCGGCCTCCGTCGCGCCCGCGCCGCGTCGGCTCTCATGCTCGCGCTCCCCGGCTCCGCCTATCTCTATCAGGGCGAGGAGCTCGGGCTCCCCGAGGTCATCGACATCCCGGACGAGGCGCGACAGGACCCCACCTGGTTCCGCACCGAGGGCGAGCGGTACGGACGGGATGGATGCCGGGTCCCCCTCCCCTGGACCGCGGACGCTCCCTCCTACGGCTTCAGCCCGACCGGTTCGAGCTGGCTCCCGCAGCCGGCCGAGTGGGCCGAGCACGCCCGTGACATCGAGGCGGCGGACGAGGCATCCACTCTCTCGCTCTATAAGACGCTCCTCGAGACGCGACGCGTCCACGATCTCGGCGCGGGTACCCTGGAGTGGATCCCGACGAGCGACGGCACGCTCTCGTTCCGCAACGGCGCCATCACCGTCGTCGCGAACCTCGGAACCGAGCCGGTCGCCCTGCCCGGAGGACGCGTGGCCGCGGCGAGTTCGCCGGTGGACGGCGGCGTGCTTCCGGTGGACGCGACGGCGTGGCTCATCGGTTCACCAGAGGTTTGCGGGGACTGA
- a CDS encoding LacI family DNA-binding transcriptional regulator, whose product MVGIDEVARLAGVSTATVSRALSGRGNVSDASRARVEAAAHTLGYVVSASASSLASGRTRNVGVLVPYLDRWFFSTVLSGIARELMAHGYDITLYSLSADREQRREVFETSLKRQRVDGVIAISIELGSEESGRVGELGLPVIAIGGPNPGLATLTVDDVAVARLATEHLLALGHREIAHIGASPEFDIDFHIPTQRRQGFELALDAAGITPNPALYEPADFTIEGGFRAGKQLLGRPGDRPTAIFAASDEMAIGALLAARELGYRVPEDLSIVGIDGHELGKFFQVTTVDQFPGDQGVRAAKALLAALEAREQHGESPTVVPGQLPFELVVRNTTARLDR is encoded by the coding sequence ATGGTCGGCATCGATGAGGTCGCACGCCTCGCCGGCGTTTCGACGGCGACGGTCTCGCGCGCGCTGAGCGGACGCGGCAACGTGTCCGATGCGTCACGGGCGCGGGTGGAGGCGGCGGCGCACACGCTGGGCTACGTCGTCTCGGCGTCGGCATCGAGCCTCGCGTCCGGGCGCACGCGCAACGTGGGCGTGCTGGTCCCCTACCTCGACCGCTGGTTCTTCAGCACGGTGCTCTCGGGCATCGCGCGGGAGCTCATGGCGCACGGTTACGACATCACGCTCTACTCGCTGTCGGCCGATCGCGAGCAGCGGCGCGAGGTGTTCGAGACGTCCCTCAAGCGTCAGCGCGTCGACGGCGTCATCGCGATCTCCATCGAGCTCGGATCCGAGGAGAGCGGACGTGTCGGCGAGCTCGGCCTTCCGGTCATCGCGATCGGAGGCCCGAACCCCGGGCTCGCCACCCTCACCGTCGACGACGTCGCCGTGGCGCGGCTCGCGACCGAGCACCTGCTCGCACTCGGCCACCGCGAGATCGCGCACATCGGGGCGAGCCCGGAGTTCGACATCGACTTCCACATCCCCACCCAGCGCCGGCAGGGCTTCGAGCTCGCCCTCGACGCAGCGGGCATCACGCCCAACCCCGCGCTGTACGAGCCCGCCGATTTCACGATCGAGGGCGGGTTCCGTGCGGGCAAGCAGCTGCTCGGCCGACCGGGCGACCGCCCGACCGCGATCTTCGCCGCGTCCGACGAGATGGCCATCGGCGCGCTCCTGGCCGCACGCGAGCTCGGATACCGGGTGCCGGAGGACCTCTCGATCGTCGGGATCGACGGTCACGAGCTCGGCAAGTTCTTCCAGGTGACGACGGTCGACCAGTTCCCGGGCGACCAGGGCGTCCGCGCGGCCAAGGCCCTGCTCGCCGCCCTCGAGGCGCGCGAGCAGCACGGCGAGTCGCCGACCGTCGTCCCGGGGCAGCTGCCGTTCGAGCTCGTCGTGCGCAACACGACCGCCCGGCTCGACCGCTGA
- a CDS encoding amidohydrolase translates to MTMDLEGIYTDLHRHPELSFQEHRTAGIVAEHLRALGIDTTEGVGRTGVVGVVSNGVGPTVWLRADMDGLPVEELTGLPYASAARGVNPAGLDVPVMHACGHDMHVTCLLGAIERLVAEKDSWHGTVVAVFQPAEEFGAGSQAMLDDGVLDRFPRPDIVLGQHVTPLPAGTIGVRSGTQMAASDGLTVTMYGRGGHGSRPQATIDPVVMAAATVMRLQTIVSREVDPRDVAVVTVGSIHAGLKNNIISDEAKLEISLRYPTDALRDAVLAKLERVVNAEAAASGATVAPRIVTDHTLPPTINDENATARLVSAFEASFGDGSVIDPGMFTGSEDVSRFARDAGVPLVFWFWGGVDAEAHARALAAGTLETDIPTNHSAYFAPVLQPTLSRGVEALVIAAREFLG, encoded by the coding sequence ATGACCATGGACCTCGAAGGCATCTACACGGATCTGCACCGTCATCCCGAGCTGTCGTTCCAGGAGCACCGCACCGCCGGCATCGTCGCCGAGCACCTGCGCGCCCTCGGCATCGACACGACCGAGGGGGTCGGACGGACAGGCGTCGTCGGAGTCGTCTCGAACGGAGTCGGGCCGACGGTGTGGCTGCGCGCCGACATGGACGGCCTGCCCGTCGAGGAGCTCACCGGCCTCCCCTACGCCAGCGCGGCGCGGGGCGTGAACCCCGCCGGGCTCGACGTTCCGGTCATGCACGCGTGCGGCCACGACATGCACGTCACCTGCCTCCTCGGCGCGATCGAGCGCCTCGTCGCAGAGAAGGATTCCTGGCACGGCACGGTCGTCGCCGTCTTCCAGCCCGCCGAGGAGTTCGGTGCCGGGTCGCAGGCGATGCTCGACGACGGGGTGCTCGACCGGTTCCCGCGTCCCGACATCGTCCTCGGCCAGCACGTGACGCCGCTGCCCGCAGGGACGATCGGCGTCCGCAGCGGAACGCAGATGGCCGCCTCGGACGGGCTCACCGTCACGATGTACGGGCGCGGCGGCCACGGTTCGCGCCCGCAGGCGACGATCGACCCGGTCGTCATGGCGGCCGCGACCGTCATGCGGCTGCAGACGATCGTCTCGCGCGAGGTCGATCCTCGCGATGTCGCGGTCGTGACCGTCGGATCGATCCACGCCGGACTGAAGAACAACATCATCTCGGACGAGGCGAAGCTCGAGATCAGTCTGCGCTACCCGACGGATGCGCTGCGCGACGCGGTGCTCGCCAAGCTCGAGCGCGTCGTCAACGCCGAGGCCGCCGCATCCGGTGCCACCGTCGCGCCGCGGATCGTCACCGACCACACGCTCCCTCCGACGATCAACGACGAGAACGCGACCGCCCGGCTCGTCTCCGCGTTCGAGGCGTCGTTCGGCGACGGCAGCGTGATCGACCCGGGCATGTTCACGGGCAGCGAGGACGTGTCGCGCTTCGCCCGCGACGCGGGCGTGCCGCTCGTCTTCTGGTTCTGGGGAGGGGTGGATGCCGAGGCCCACGCGCGCGCCCTCGCGGCGGGCACCCTCGAGACCGATATCCCCACCAACCACTCGGCCTACTTCGCGCCCGTCCTGCAGCCGACACTGTCGCGGGGCGTCGAGGCCCTCGTGATCGCCGCGCGCGAATTCCTCGGCTGA
- a CDS encoding APC family permease, which translates to MSHAVTNESRETEVDETPIAKRILIGDPLASTNSEEHLLPKRMALPIFASDALSSVAYGPQEMMMILLTGGLAFLAFSPWIAFAVVILLVVIVLSYRQLIKAYPSGGGDYEVARKNLGEIPGVVVAAALLVDYVLTVSVSVASGVDNIISALPVLNPWRVEMAVGFVILIVVVNLRGVREASRAFAIPTYVFIGSVGVMIVVGLARTFLGFAPVASSAQYGVKGTDLMQAAVILLVLRAFSSGCSALTGIEAVSNGVQAFRKPKILNAQTTLALMGTIAILLFSGLTALALISGVHYAEDPCTELIGWNCSNPQPSLMAQVAAATFGMNSIPFFIIQAATAVVLLLAANTAFNGFPLLGSVLARDGYAPKALNTRGDRLVYSNGMIILGLVAIGVLIIYQANLTNLIQLYIIGVFVSFTLGQIGMIRHWRRGLRGIRLMPENLRNTKATAKERFGLRKGLAINSLGATLTSIVLVIVTITKFTHGAWLVFLAIPVLTFLMIGVHRYYRDVEHEIEMDDSLHFGSTGDVALILVNKLQKPVVKAIDYALAAKHEHTFAIHIAVTKEDAADLEKEWRMHRMPIPLKIIESPFRTYASPIADYIKKYRAEHGSSIVTVYLPQYIVGHWWETILHNRRASRIAQQLMLLHGVSITLVPWLLDSSELIYGRRSRPLPGQERSGRPFEDGVVQKGRRVIRPAGPPKASAVDAKTPVVDTKTPEH; encoded by the coding sequence CTGTCGCACGCCGTGACGAACGAGAGTCGCGAGACCGAAGTCGATGAGACTCCGATCGCGAAACGCATCCTGATCGGCGACCCGCTGGCGTCGACGAATTCCGAGGAGCACCTCCTCCCGAAGCGGATGGCGCTGCCGATCTTCGCGTCCGACGCGTTGTCGTCCGTGGCGTACGGTCCACAGGAGATGATGATGATCCTCCTGACCGGAGGACTCGCGTTCCTGGCCTTCAGCCCGTGGATCGCATTCGCCGTCGTCATCCTCCTGGTCGTCATCGTGCTGAGCTACCGGCAGCTCATCAAGGCCTACCCGTCGGGCGGTGGAGACTACGAGGTCGCCCGCAAGAACCTCGGCGAGATCCCGGGCGTCGTCGTCGCCGCGGCGCTGCTCGTCGACTACGTGCTGACGGTCTCGGTGTCGGTCGCGTCCGGCGTCGACAACATCATCTCGGCGCTGCCGGTGCTCAACCCCTGGCGCGTCGAGATGGCGGTGGGGTTCGTCATCCTCATCGTGGTCGTGAACCTCCGAGGCGTGCGGGAGGCGTCACGGGCGTTCGCCATCCCCACCTATGTCTTCATCGGTTCCGTCGGCGTCATGATCGTCGTGGGCCTCGCGCGCACCTTCCTCGGCTTCGCGCCCGTGGCCTCGAGCGCCCAGTACGGCGTGAAGGGCACGGACCTCATGCAGGCCGCCGTCATCCTCCTCGTCCTGCGCGCGTTCTCGAGCGGCTGCTCCGCCCTCACCGGCATCGAGGCCGTGTCGAACGGCGTGCAGGCCTTCCGCAAGCCGAAGATCCTCAATGCGCAGACCACGCTGGCGCTGATGGGCACGATCGCCATCCTGCTGTTCTCCGGGCTCACCGCGCTCGCGCTGATCTCGGGCGTGCACTACGCGGAGGATCCGTGCACCGAGCTCATCGGATGGAACTGCAGCAACCCGCAGCCGAGCCTCATGGCGCAGGTGGCCGCCGCCACCTTCGGGATGAACAGCATCCCGTTCTTCATCATCCAGGCGGCGACCGCCGTCGTCCTGCTGCTGGCGGCCAACACCGCCTTCAACGGGTTCCCGCTGCTCGGCTCGGTGCTCGCGCGCGACGGCTACGCGCCGAAGGCCCTCAACACCCGCGGCGACCGGCTCGTCTACTCGAACGGCATGATCATCCTCGGCCTCGTGGCCATCGGCGTGCTGATCATCTATCAGGCGAACCTCACCAACCTCATCCAGCTGTACATCATCGGCGTGTTCGTGTCGTTCACCCTCGGACAGATCGGCATGATCCGGCACTGGAGACGGGGGCTGCGCGGCATCCGTCTCATGCCCGAGAACCTGCGCAACACCAAGGCGACCGCCAAGGAGAGGTTCGGGCTGCGCAAGGGCCTCGCGATCAACTCCCTCGGTGCCACGCTCACCTCGATCGTGCTCGTGATCGTGACCATCACGAAGTTCACGCACGGCGCGTGGCTCGTGTTCCTCGCCATCCCGGTGCTGACGTTCCTCATGATCGGCGTGCACCGCTACTACCGCGACGTCGAGCACGAGATCGAGATGGATGACTCGCTCCATTTCGGCTCGACGGGCGACGTCGCGCTCATCCTCGTCAACAAGCTGCAGAAGCCGGTCGTGAAGGCGATCGACTACGCGCTGGCCGCCAAGCACGAGCACACCTTCGCCATCCACATCGCGGTGACGAAGGAGGATGCGGCCGACCTCGAGAAGGAATGGCGCATGCACCGCATGCCCATCCCGCTGAAGATCATCGAATCGCCGTTCCGCACGTACGCGAGCCCCATCGCCGACTACATCAAGAAGTACCGGGCCGAGCACGGTTCGTCGATCGTCACCGTCTACCTGCCGCAGTACATCGTGGGGCACTGGTGGGAGACGATCCTGCACAACCGGCGCGCGAGCCGCATCGCGCAGCAGCTCATGCTGCTGCACGGTGTCTCCATCACGCTCGTGCCCTGGCTGCTCGACTCCTCGGAGCTCATCTACGGACGCCGCTCCCGACCGCTGCCGGGCCAGGAGCGCTCCGGGCGCCCGTTCGAGGACGGGGTCGTCCAGAAGGGCCGCCGCGTCATCCGCCCCGCCGGGCCGCCGAAGGCGTCCGCCGTCGACGCGAAGACGCCCGTCGTCGACACGAAGACGCCCGAGCACTGA
- a CDS encoding potassium-transporting ATPase subunit F: MILFSLLAAGLGIAAIVYLVIALLLPERF, translated from the coding sequence ATGATCCTCTTCTCGCTCCTCGCGGCCGGGCTCGGCATCGCCGCGATCGTCTACCTCGTCATCGCGCTCCTGCTGCCGGAGCGCTTCTGA
- the kdpA gene encoding potassium-transporting ATPase subunit KdpA: MSPGSLAFGILQAATLVVVLVLLYRPVGNYLARVYLSRRDGVLERGVYRLIGVDPRADQSWPAYTRGVIAFSLVGVLLVYGLQRIQAVLPWSLGLPAVPEGLAFNTAVSFVTNTNWQSYSPEATVGYTVQFAGLAVQNFVSAAVGIAVAIALVRGLASRRGGTIGNFWVDLVRTCGRILLPLSVVAAIVLMAAGVVQNFAGFTDIHTLAGATQAIPGGPVASQEAIKELGTNGGGFYNANSAHPFENPTPWTSLFEVFLLLLIPFCLPRAFGRIIGDDRQGTAIVAAMAVIATASLVVLTWFETTTGGTAVKAAGAAMEGKEQRFGILGSTLFATGTTLTSTGAVNSMHDSYTALGGMMPMFNMMLGEIAPGGVGSGLYGMLVIAIIAVFVGGLMVGRTPEYVGKKIGPREMKLASLYILVTPTLALAGAALSFAIPGVRQDVENVSILNPGAHGLSEVLYAFTSAANNNGSAFAGLTANTPWLNTALGVVMLLGRFVPIVVVLALAGSVAQQDIVPSTAGTLPTYRPQFVGLLVAVTLIVVALTYFPVLALGPLAEGLS; encoded by the coding sequence ATGTCGCCGGGCTCGCTCGCCTTCGGCATCCTGCAGGCGGCCACGCTCGTCGTCGTGCTCGTCCTGCTGTACCGCCCGGTCGGGAACTACCTCGCCCGGGTCTACCTGTCGCGTCGTGACGGGGTCCTCGAGCGCGGCGTCTACCGTCTCATCGGCGTCGACCCGCGCGCCGATCAGTCGTGGCCCGCCTACACCCGCGGTGTGATCGCGTTCTCGCTCGTGGGGGTGCTGCTCGTCTACGGTCTGCAGCGCATCCAGGCGGTGCTCCCCTGGTCGCTCGGCCTGCCGGCCGTCCCCGAGGGGCTCGCCTTCAACACCGCGGTGTCGTTCGTCACGAACACCAACTGGCAGTCGTACTCGCCCGAAGCCACCGTGGGCTATACCGTCCAGTTCGCCGGCCTCGCCGTGCAGAACTTCGTCTCCGCCGCGGTCGGCATCGCCGTCGCGATCGCGCTCGTGCGGGGTCTCGCCTCGCGGCGCGGCGGCACGATCGGCAACTTCTGGGTCGATCTCGTCCGGACGTGCGGCCGCATCCTGCTTCCGCTCTCGGTCGTCGCTGCCATCGTGCTCATGGCGGCCGGCGTCGTGCAGAACTTCGCCGGCTTCACGGACATCCACACGCTCGCCGGCGCCACGCAGGCGATCCCCGGCGGCCCGGTCGCCTCCCAGGAGGCCATCAAGGAGCTCGGCACCAACGGCGGCGGCTTCTACAACGCCAACTCGGCGCATCCGTTCGAGAACCCGACGCCGTGGACCAGCCTCTTCGAGGTCTTCCTGCTGCTCCTCATCCCGTTCTGCCTTCCGCGTGCGTTCGGCCGGATCATCGGCGACGACCGGCAGGGAACGGCGATCGTCGCGGCCATGGCCGTCATCGCCACCGCATCCCTCGTCGTGCTGACCTGGTTCGAGACGACGACGGGCGGCACGGCGGTGAAGGCCGCGGGAGCCGCGATGGAGGGCAAGGAGCAGCGCTTCGGGATCCTCGGCTCGACGCTGTTCGCCACGGGGACGACGCTCACGTCCACCGGCGCGGTGAACTCGATGCACGACTCGTACACGGCGCTCGGCGGCATGATGCCGATGTTCAACATGATGCTCGGCGAGATCGCGCCCGGCGGCGTCGGCTCGGGACTGTACGGGATGCTCGTCATCGCCATCATCGCGGTGTTCGTCGGCGGCCTCATGGTGGGACGGACGCCGGAGTACGTCGGCAAGAAGATCGGCCCGCGCGAGATGAAGCTCGCGAGCCTGTACATCCTCGTCACCCCGACGCTGGCGCTCGCCGGCGCCGCCCTGAGCTTCGCGATCCCCGGCGTGCGGCAGGACGTCGAGAACGTCTCGATCCTGAACCCGGGTGCGCACGGCCTCAGCGAGGTGCTCTACGCGTTCACCTCGGCGGCCAACAACAACGGCTCGGCGTTCGCGGGCCTGACCGCGAACACGCCGTGGCTGAACACGGCGCTGGGGGTCGTGATGCTGCTCGGCCGGTTCGTGCCGATCGTGGTGGTCCTCGCCCTGGCCGGCTCCGTCGCCCAGCAGGACATCGTGCCGTCGACGGCCGGCACGCTGCCGACCTACCGACCGCAGTTCGTCGGACTGCTCGTCGCCGTCACCCTCATCGTCGTCGCGCTGACGTACTTCCCGGTGCTCGCGCTCGGCCCCCTCGCAGAAGGACTCTCATGA